The DNA region TGGGCAGCTTGAACACCGCGATGTCGCCGCGCTTCGGGTCGGCGCCCCAGATCCGGCCGTCGGCCTGGATCGGAATGTATTCCGAAAGCGGCAGCGAGTACTTGGAATAGCCGTAGGAATATTTCGACACGAACAGGTAGTCGCCGATCAGCAGGGTCGGGACCAGCGAGCCGGACGGGATGTTGAACGGCTGGAACAGCAGCGTCCGCACCACCAGGGCGATCAGCAGCGCCTGGATGCCGACCTTCAGCGTCTCGCGGATGCTGGCCCAGGTGCCGGTCTCGGCAGGTTTCCTGAGCGGCTTGCCGTCGTAATCCACGCGCGCGTTCCGTCTTCGGTTGAGGTGCATCGCCAGCGATCAGCGGGGCGCGGCCCCGCCGCGCGCGGCCTGATGTGCGGTTGTCCCGAGGAATGCGCCGCAATCGTGTCCGCCGTGACCGGCGGTCTAGACCATGCGCGAGCCCCCCGCAACGCGCGACCGCCGCTGGCTAATCCGCGACGGCGGCCTCAACCGGCGACAGGGACCGGCAAGGCCTCAATGATCACGAAGGCTTGCGCCATCGGCGGATCGTCCGTGAGGCTCACGTGGAGCCGCGCCGCGTGCCCCGCCGGCAGGAGCTCCGCGAGCCGCTCCGCGGCGCCGCCCGCGAGCCGGAGGGTCGGCTGCCCGGAGGGCAGGTTCACAACCTCCATGTCGCGCCAGAACACGCCGGCGCTGAGGCCGGTACCGAGCGCCTTGGCGCAGGCCTCCTTGGCGGCGAAGCGGCGGGCGTAGCCCTCGGCGCGGGCGGCCCGCCGGTCGCAGCGGGCGCGCTCCCCGTCGGTGAAGACCCGGTGGGTGAAGCGCTCGCCGTGCCGCTCCAGGGTCCGGGCGATCCGGCGGATGTCGCAGAGATCCGAGCCGATCCCGACGATCATGGCTGCCGCGCCCGGTCCATGGCGGCCCGCATGTCGCGCA from Methylobacterium sp. NMS14P includes:
- the acpS gene encoding holo-ACP synthase; translated protein: MIVGIGSDLCDIRRIARTLERHGERFTHRVFTDGERARCDRRAARAEGYARRFAAKEACAKALGTGLSAGVFWRDMEVVNLPSGQPTLRLAGGAAERLAELLPAGHAARLHVSLTDDPPMAQAFVIIEALPVPVAG